A window of the Hordeum vulgare subsp. vulgare chromosome 5H, MorexV3_pseudomolecules_assembly, whole genome shotgun sequence genome harbors these coding sequences:
- the LOC123452546 gene encoding uncharacterized protein LOC123452546 encodes MPAAAVVEEVELPSCIALRSQSNGCYLRYVHEHGETYRQLQLNGKDTINPYTRYDVQVSRKHNGLVHIRCRYNRKYWVARRRGDAWCIAADADEPEEDLTNPNCTLIKPIVTVTAAAAAEDGHESVMTVRFVGAGDGKAGKATRRMTFAKDDAAPCMRVVEATAGDLDHDDVDDAFTVLNLVNSARMLPKFVMFKGNNDLFLASRHINNRNVLEFAVTDIGDGSARFELFPRNDGSFCIATHNPGQGTWSSYWNLASGNWIEPNILQNNAASNRSAWFQIHQVNDSFAIRSVSSGRFCKRFTGSGFTSCLNAADTTITAEARVVVEEPILHREIHSISYRLDEARVYDTTVLTMATTAAVNDTSAENTKRLRLVYEEEEMSTWDATLELKLGYNSTIRAGFPKLGLGAQISISAEFYGEYNWGQTMEKKVRHEVEYEAAVPPRTKVTVMAIATRSTVDVPFTYWQRDVTIDGKVEETLMRDGLYTGINSYNFNFDTVEEKLPERIPLT; translated from the exons ATGCCGGCGGCAGCTGTGGTAGAAGAAGTAGAACTTCCCAGCTGCATCGCTCTGCGGTCGCAGAGCAATGGCTGCTACCTGCGCTATGTGCACGAGCACGGCGAGACCTACAGGCAGCTGCAGCTCAACGGTAAGGACACCATTAACCCCTACACCAGGTACGACGTCCAAGTGTCCCGGAAGCACAACGGCCTCGTGCACATCCGATGCCGCTACAACCGTAAGTACTGGGTGGCTCGTCGGCGGGGCGACGCCTGGTGTATCGCCGCCGACGCAGACGAGCCGGAAGAAGACCTGACCAACCCCAACTGTACCTTGATTAAGCCCATCGTCACAgtcacagccgccgccgccgctgaggACGGCCATGAATCGGTGATGACCGTTCG GTTCGTCGGCGCCGGCGATGGCAAGGCTGGAAAGGCGACGCGGCGCATGACCTTCGCCAAGGATGACGCTGCTCCATGCATGCGTGTCGTCGAAGCCACCGCCGGCGATCTTGACCatgacgacgtcgacgacgcGTTCACCGTCCTCAACCTGGTGAACAGCGCCAGGATGCTCCCCAAGTTTGTCATGTTCAAGGGCAACAACGACTTGTTCCTGGCCTCCCGTCACATAAACAACCGGAACGTCCTCGAGTTCGCGGTGACGGACATCGGCGACGGCAGCGCGAGGTTCGAGCTCTTCCCCAGGAACGACGGCTCCTTCTGCATCGCCACCCACAACCCCGGCCAAGGAACGTGGTCGTCCTACTGGAACCTCGCGTCCGGGAACTGGATCGAGCCAAACATATTACAGAATAACGCAGCCAGCAACAGGAGCGCGTGGTTCCAGATACACCAGGTGAACGACTCGTTCGCCATCCGCAGCGTGAGCAGCGGCCGCTTCTGCAAGAGGTTCACGGGGTCGGGCTTCACCAGCTGCCTTAACGCGGCCGACACGACCATCACGGCGGAGGCACGCGTCGTCGTGGAGGAGCCCATCCTGCACCGGGAGATCCACAGCATCAGCTACAGGCTCGACGAGGCGAGGGtgtatgacaccaccgtgctcacCATGGCCACCACGGCGGCCGTCAACGACACCTCCGCCGAGAACACCAAGAGGCTCAGGCTGGTgtacgaggaggaggagatgagcaCCTGGGACGCCACactcgagctcaagctcggctACAATTCCACCATTAGGGCAGGGTTCCCCAAGCTCGGCCTCGGCGCGCAGATCAGCATCTCGGCCGAGTTCTACGGTGAGTACAACTGGGGCCAgaccatggagaagaaggtgaggCACGAGGTCGAGTACGAGGCCGCAGTGCCGCCCAGGACCAAGGTCACCGTCATGGCCATCGCGACCAGGAGCACCGTCGACGTCCCCTTCACCTACTGGCAGCGGGACGTCACCATAGACGGGAAGGTGGAGGAGACACTCATGAGGGATGGACTCTACACCGGCATCAACAGCTACAACTTCAACTTCGACACTGTCGAGGAGAAGCTGCCGGAGAGGATCCCCCTCACTTGA